The DNA sequence TCTGTCTCCGGTCTTCACGGGTGATCTCGCTGTCTTGGGTGTGACACCTGTTCTGTCATTAGAACGGGGCTGGTCGCGAAAGCTCCGGGAGAGTCTGCCTGCCATAACGGACAGCAAGCCCGATATCATCCTGACTTCCCCCATTCCGAAGGAGCTGCAGGACAGGTTGGAGGAGATTGCGCCGGTTCAGGTGCTGTATTGGAAGATGCTGTCGTGGAAGGAGCGCCTGTTGAAGATCAGCGAGTTCCTGGAGCTTGAGCCAGTAGCGAAATACTGGCTGGTCAATTTTGATCAGAAAGCAGAAGCGGCCAGGTTCCACATTCGGGAGCAGCTGGGAGGGGAACCGTTTCTTCTGATCGGGGTAATGCCCGATGGCTTCCGCGTTTACAGCAAGCAGACCGATCAGGTGCAGGATCTGTTCTACAGCGGCTTGCAGGGTCAGACGGAGCATCCTTTGCATGCCTACAGTTATTTGGAGATTTGCCGCCTTGAGGAAGCAGCGGCTCTGGGCTGCGAGCATGCGGTATTCCTCGTTTCCGCCTCCACCAACGATGCGGCGTGCAAGAGGTTGGAGGAACAGTGGAGGTCAGCGCTCGGAGGATCGCTGCAGGCCAAAAGCTTGTTTGTCCATCATGGCGAAAGGCTGCTGTATAACGCGGCTATCCACGAAAAGGTAGTGGAGAGCGCAGTGAAGGAGCTGTCGTATCGGGCACATTGAAGAAAAGTCCAAGCAAAAAACAGAAATGTCCATTCCCATTTATACAATATCGTGTATCATAATACATGGCTGACGTTGATAATCATTATCAATATGGCATACATAGAGAGCGCTGATGCGAACTGCCCTTCTCTGAAAGCGTCTCTCTAAACGACAGCCTTTTTCTTTTTCATTCTTAATGAGAATGATTATCGTTACTGAACAAGACTATTCATACGTTAGGAAGAGCCATGAAGCTAAGATACTTGATTGTCGCACTCGTTGTTTTGTCGCTGACCTCTTTGTTTGTCGGGGCACAGCGCCTATCGCCGCTCGATTTGTTCAATCTGACGCCCCAGCAAGCGCAGGTATTGTGGGTTAGCCGCATTCCGCGACTGATCAGCATTATTATTGCAGGGGTGAGCATGAGTGTAGTCGGCTTGATCATGCAGCAGCTGAGCCGGAACAAGTTTGTGTCGCCTACGACTGCCGGTACGATGGATTCCGCCAGCCTGGGCATTCTGGTTTCGCTGCTGGTCTTCCCGACTGTGGGCATGCTGGGGAAAATTACAGTCGCCTTCTTGTTCGCACTGCTCGGCACCGCCATCTTCATGCGCATCTTGGAGAAGGTGAAGTTCAAGGATGCGATCTTTATTCCGCTGGTCGGGCTCATGTTCGGCAATATCGTGGGATCGATTACCACTTTTTTTGCTTACAAGCATGATCTGATTCAGACGGTTGGCTCTTGGCTGCATGGTGATTTTTCGGTCGTGCTGCAGGGCAGATACGAGATGCTGTATATCAGCGTGCCGCTTGTGATTCTGGCCTATGTGTTTGCCAATCGATTCACAATCGCCGGCATGGGAGAAGACTTTTCCGCCAATTTGGGGCTTAATTACAGAACGGTTGTCAATGTCGGCTTGATCATCGTGGCGGCTGTCACTTCTGTCGTCGTGCTGACCGTCGGAATGCTTCCGTTCCTCGGGTTGATTATCCCGAATATCGTTTCCATCTATCAGGGCGACAATCTGAAGCGAAGCTTGTCCCACACGGCACTGCTGGGCGCAGTATTCGTCTTGGTCTGCGACATTCTGGGACGGCTCGTTATTTATCCGTATGAGATTTCTATCGGTTTGACGGTCGGCGTAGTGGGCAGCGGAATCTTCCTGTATATGCTGTTGAGGAGACGGGCCTATGGGTAATGCTGTGAAAATGGGGATACTCGGCGCTGCCGCAATTACTTTGATTTTATTGTTTCTCTTTATCGATATAGGGCCGCATTGGGACTACGTCCTGCCCCGGCGGGGCAAGAAGATATTGGCGATTGTGCTGACAGGCAGCGCCATTGCCTTCTCGACGGTCATCTTCCAGACGATTACGAACAATCGGATTCTGACCCCGAGCATCATCGGACTCGACGCCTTGTACATGCTCATTCAGACGGTGATTGTGTTCACAGCCGGTTCAACGACGCTCGTCATGATGAACAAAAATCTGCATTTTGCGATTTCGGTAGGGCTGATGGTTCTGTTCGCCGGCGTGCTGTACAAGATCCTGTTCCGCGGGGAAGGGCGAAACCTGTACTTCCTGCTGCTGATCGGGATCATCTTCGGCACTTTCTTCTCCAGCATATCGTCGTTCATGCAGATGATCATCGATCCGAACGAATTTCTGGTGCTGCAGAACCGGATGTTTGCCAGCTTCAACAACGTGAACACAGACTTGCTGATGATTTCCGGCATCGTGCTGCTCGCCATTGCCGTCTACTTCGTGCGGTTTGCCAAGTATTTGGACGCGATCTCGCTTGGGCGCGATCATGCGGTCAACCTCGGCATCCCCTATGATCTGGTCGTGAAGCGAATGCTGATGATGGTGGCCGTGCTGGTATCGGTATCCACCGCCTTGGTTGGTCCGATTACCTTCCTCGGGCTGCTGGTGGCGAATGTCGCTTATCAGTACCACGGCACGCACAAGCATAAGATACTGATTCCGGGTGCGATCCTGATCAGCATCGTGGCCTTGGTCGGAGGTCAGCTGATCGTAGAGCGGGTGTTTACCTTCTCAACTACCTTAAGCGTCATCATTAACTTTATAGGCGGCGTGTATTTCATCTACTTGCTGCTGAAGGGGAATCCATCGAAATGATAGAGGTTAAGCAGGTTTCCAAAAAATATGGGGCAAAGCCCGTTGTTGACCGAGTTTCCGTTCGCATCGAGAAGGGCAAGATCACATCCTTTATCGGTCCGAACGGCGCAGGCAAGAGTACGCTGCTGTCCATGATCAGCCG is a window from the Xylanibacillus composti genome containing:
- a CDS encoding iron chelate uptake ABC transporter family permease subunit; protein product: MGNAVKMGILGAAAITLILLFLFIDIGPHWDYVLPRRGKKILAIVLTGSAIAFSTVIFQTITNNRILTPSIIGLDALYMLIQTVIVFTAGSTTLVMMNKNLHFAISVGLMVLFAGVLYKILFRGEGRNLYFLLLIGIIFGTFFSSISSFMQMIIDPNEFLVLQNRMFASFNNVNTDLLMISGIVLLAIAVYFVRFAKYLDAISLGRDHAVNLGIPYDLVVKRMLMMVAVLVSVSTALVGPITFLGLLVANVAYQYHGTHKHKILIPGAILISIVALVGGQLIVERVFTFSTTLSVIINFIGGVYFIYLLLKGNPSK
- a CDS encoding ABC transporter permease, which produces MKLRYLIVALVVLSLTSLFVGAQRLSPLDLFNLTPQQAQVLWVSRIPRLISIIIAGVSMSVVGLIMQQLSRNKFVSPTTAGTMDSASLGILVSLLVFPTVGMLGKITVAFLFALLGTAIFMRILEKVKFKDAIFIPLVGLMFGNIVGSITTFFAYKHDLIQTVGSWLHGDFSVVLQGRYEMLYISVPLVILAYVFANRFTIAGMGEDFSANLGLNYRTVVNVGLIIVAAVTSVVVLTVGMLPFLGLIIPNIVSIYQGDNLKRSLSHTALLGAVFVLVCDILGRLVIYPYEISIGLTVGVVGSGIFLYMLLRRRAYG